CCCCGGGCATTCTCAGTGGCAACAATGTCCAGGTCCCGATCAACATCCCGATCAACATCTGCGGCAACAGCCTCAACCTTGTCGCGGCGTTGAACCCGGCGTTCGGGAACGCATGCGTCAATAGGTGATCCGCCCGCCGGTCCGGATGGACATCGGGCCGGCACGGGTCATGATGTGCAGTTGGCGGATCACCCGTGACCTCGGTCGTGGGTGGTTCGCCACTCTGCTCCGCACGCCCGGCCCCTTGGCCTCCGGGCGCCGCTATCGCGCTGACCAGCGGATACGGCATCCCGGGCACAGGCCATACTGGAGGGCATGGCGAAGAGCAGACGAGGGCGCGGCGGCCCGGAGCCCGTCACCGAAACGGTGGACGGCGGGCTTGCCGAGCTACGTCCCGACCGGGACCGGCCGCGCGGCTGGACACTGCTGATCGACGGTGCTCCGCAGTCCCATGTGGACCTCGACGACCCCGCATATCTGGAATTCCCCTATCAGCGGCGGCTCGGCCACCTCGCCGATCTGGCCGGACCGGCCGGCAAACCGCTGCGCGTCGTCCACCTCGGCGGCGGCGCCCTGACCCTGGCCCGCTATGTCGCGGCGACCCGGCCGCGGTCCACCCAGCAGGTCGTGGAGATCGACGCGGCGCTGGTCCCTCTCATACGCCGGCAGCTGCCGTTGGACAGCGGCTGGCGGATACGGGTGCGCGGCGGCGACGCCCGCGCCGGTCTGGCGAAGGTCCCGGACGGCTGGGCGGATCTGATCATCGCCGATGTCTTCGCCGGTGCCCGCACGCCCGCGCATCTGACCAGTACCGAATTCGTGGCGGAGGTGCACCGGGCGCTGCGGCCCGGCGGGTTCTACGCGGCGAATCTCGCCGACGGGCCGCCGCTGCGGTTTCTGCGCGCCCAGATCGCCACGGTCCGTACGGTCTTCCCCGAGCTGTGTCTGACCGCCGACCCGGCCGTACTGCGCGGCCGGCGCTTCGGCAACGCCGTGCTGCTGGCCGCCGACGGGGAGCTGCCGGTCGCCGAACTGACCCGGCGGGCGGCGACCGACCCCCAGTCCGGCCGGGTCGAACACGGCCGCGCGCTGCTGGACTTCACCGGCGGCGCGGCCCCGGTCACCGACGCCACCGCCCTCCCCTCACCCGCCCCGCCGGCCGACGCCTTCGACTGACGGGCGGCGCGCGGCCGTTCTACGTCGCGTGGTCGCTGGTCTCCACCGTCGGCGGATGGCCGTTCCAGGTGCAGATCACGGACGTATGGGCGCCGCCGCCGGTGAAGTCGACCCGCAGCCACCCCACCTGCTTCCACACCTGCATCTCCCAGCCCGGGTTCGGGGTCGCCGACACCAGCTCGGCGGACCGGTTGTCCATGTCGATGACCACCCGGCCGCCCGCCGTGGAGTAGCTCTTGACCCGGCCGTCGGAGGCCGGGGCGGAGCCGCCCGGCCGGCCGGTGCCCGGGTACCCCGACCGGGGGGAGCCGGTGTGCGACGGGGTGGGCGGCCGCGAGGGTTCGTGGTCGCCGGGCGCCTTGCTGCGGCCCGCCGAGGGGGACGGCTTGGGGCGGTGCGTGGAGGAGACCCGCGGTGTGGCGCCGTCGTCCGACTGCCGCCCCGAGGAGGCCACTTGGTCGGTCAGGGGCAGGGCACGCGGCGCGTCGTACGCCGTGCCGGACAGCACGGTGTGCACGCCGAACCACGACAGGGTGACCGCGGCGCCGGTCGCCAGCGTCCAGGCCGCCGCGTGAACCAGTCCTCGTTGCATCCGGGTCATACTGCACCACCGCCCTGTCCCCGTGCAGCCCGTCCGGTACCGCGGACCGCACCGCCCCGCTGTCAACCTCGGGCAGGTAACCCCGCCCGAATGGCGTACGGTGCCGCCCATGGCAAGTGTGCTCGTGGTCGAGGACGACCAGTTCGTACGCTCGGCCCTCATCCGGCATCTGACCGAGGCCGCCCACACGGTACGCAGTGTCGGTACCGCCCTGGAAGCGCTCCGCGAGGTGGCACACGTCGGTTTCGACGTCGTCATCCTCGACCTCGGTCTGCCCGATCTGGACGGGGGCGAGGCGCTCAAGATGCTTCGCGGAATCACCGATGTCCCAGTGATCATCGCCACAGCCCGGGACGACGAGGCCGATATCGTCCGGCTGTTGAACGACGGCGCCGACGACTACCTCATCAAGCCGTTCTCCGTCGAGCACCTCTCGGCCCGGATGGCGGCCGTACTCCGCCGCTCCCGGTCCGCGGCGGCCGGCGCGGAACCGCCCTCACGAGTGATCCGGGTGGGCGGCCTGTCCATCGACCCGCTGCGCCGGCAGGCCGAACTGGACGGTGTCACACTCGATTTGACCCGCCGGGAGTTCGACCTGCTGGCCTTCCTCGCCGGCCGTCCCGGTGTCGTCGTCCCCCGCAGGGAACTCCTCGCCGAGGTCTGGCAGCAGTCCTACGGCGACGACCAGACCATCGACGTCCATCTGTCCTGGCTGCGCCGCAAACTGGGCGAAACCGCGGCGAAACCACGGTACTTGCACACTCTGAGGGGTGTCGGGGTGAAGCTGGAGCCACCACGGTGAGATGGGCCCTGGTCAAGGTGGCCCTGGCGGTCACCGCCATGGTCGTGGTCGCCTTCGCCGTCCCCCTCGGACTCGTCGTCAAGGAGCTGGCCCGCGACCGCGCCTACGGAAGCGCCGAGCGGCAGGCCGCCACCATCGGCCCGGTCCTCGCCATCACCACCGACCGCACCCAGCTGGAGCGCGCCGTCGCCAGCGCCGAGACCGGCTCCGGCGGCCGGATCGGCGTCCATGTCCCGGCGAGCGGCAGGAACGGCAGATCCGCCGAGATCGGCACCCGGCGCGCCCCGGAGGCCGATGTGGCGGCGGCCGTCAAGCTGGGCCGGGCCTCCATCTCGCCGGTCCCCGGCGGCTCCTCGCTCCTCCAGCCGACCGCGGTCGCCTCCGGTATCGCCGTCGTCGAGGTGTTCGTCCCCGACGCGGCGCTCACCAACGGCGTCACCACCTCCTGGCTGGTGCTGGCCGGTGTCGGTCTCGCGCTGGTCATCGGCTCGGTCGCGGTCGCCGACCGGCTCGGCACCCGTATGGTCCGGCCCGCCGAACGCCTCGCCGGCGCCGCCCATGACCTCGGCAAGGGTGAGCTCGGCGTACGTGTCCCGGAGGACGGCCCCAAGGAACTGCGCCTGGCGGCCAGCGCGTTCAACTCCATGGCCGACCAGGTCGTCCAACTGCTGGCCAACGAACGGGAACTGGCCGCCGACCTCTCGCACCGGCTGCGCACCCCGCTGACCGTGCTCCGGCTCAACACCGCCTCCCTCGGCGACACCCCGGCCGCCGAGCAGACCCGGGCCGCCGTCGAGCAACTGGAGCGCGAGGTCGACCAGATCATCCGTACCGCCCGCGAGCAGAAGGCCCAGACCCAGCAGGCGGCCGCCGCGGTCGGCTGTGACGCCGCCGAGGTGATCCGCGAGCGGATGGCGTTCTGGTCGGCGCTCGCCGAGGACGAGGGCCGCACCGTACGCGTCGCCGGCGCGGACCGCCCCGTACGCATCCCCGTCGCCCGCCCCGAACTCGCCGCCGCCCTGGACGCGATGCTCGGCAACGTCTTCCGGCACACCCCCGAGGGGACCGCCTTCGCGGTCGACGTCCACAACGCGGAAGAGGCGGTGATCGTGCTGGTCTCGGACGCCGGGCCGGGCATCGCCGACCCGGCGGCCGCACTGCGCCGCGGCCACGGCGGCGGTGGGGAAGGCTCCACCGGCCTCGGTCTGGACATCGTGCGCCGGCTGGCCGAGTCCACCGGCGGCGATGTGCGCATCGGCCGCTCGGTGCTCGGCGGCACCGAGGTACGCATCTGGCTGGCGCTGGACGGCCGGCGCGCCCCGCACGGCGGACGACGCGGCCACCGGCTGCGCCGCACGCTCCGTACCCGGTGGCGGCGGGCGGCCCGCACCGGCACCTGAACGGGGCACATGCCGGGGGCTCTTAACCACCCCCTTCCGCTGCCTTAAGGCCGCCATAAGTCCGCCAACTGCCGTGCCATTACCGGCATTTGTCCGTTTCGCTGCCGCTAGCGTGCGGGACGCACCACGGTGCACCCCACCCCCCTCATGTGACGACAGGCAGGCACGCGATGACTTCCTCGGTACACCGCCGGCGCAAGAGCCGCACCACCAAGCTGATCGTGACCGGCGCGGCCGCCGCGGTCGCCGCCGGCGGCGCCTTCGCCATCGCCGGTTCCGCCATGGCCACCAAGGCCCCGCGGCCCGCGCCCGCCGCCGCGAAGGCAGCGGCCGGCTTCGCCCCGTACGTCGACACCTCGCTCAGCCCCGCCTACGACCTGGCCGACACCGCCAAGAAGACCGGGGTGAAGAACTTCCACCTCGCCTTCGTCACCTCCGGCGGCGGCTGTGTGCCCAAGTGGGGCGGCTCGGGCGAGCTGGGCGACAACCCGGTGGCCCGGCAGATCCCCGCACTGCGCGCGGCCGGCGGCGACGTCCGGGTCTCCTTCGGCGGCGCCAACGGCTCCGAACTCGGCCTGGCCTGCGGCTCCACGGGCGATCTGGCCGCCGCCTACGGCAAGGTCATCGACCGGTTCGAGCTCACCAAGGTCGACTTCGACATCGAGGGCGGCGCACTGCCGGACACCGCCGCCAACACCCGCCGCGCCCAGGCCATCAACCGGCTCCAGAAGAAGCACCCCGGCCTCGACGTCTCCTTCACCCTGCCGGTCATGCCCGAGGGCCTGACCCAGGACGGGGTGAACCTGGTCGCCGACGCCAAGAAGAACGGCGTCAAGATCTCCGCCGTCAACATCATGGCGATGGACTACGGACCCGCCTACAGCGGCGACATGGGCACCTACGCCACCCAGGCCGCCACCGCCACCCAGGGCCAGCTCAAGAAGGCCCTCGGCCTGAGCGACAAGGCCGCCTGGAAGACCGTGGCCGTGACCCCGATGATCGGCGTCAACGACGTCCAGTCCGAGATCTTCCGCCGTGACGACGCCACCCAGCTGGTGAAGTTCGCCAAGGCCAAGCACCTGGCCTGGCTGTCGATGTGGTCCTCGACCCGCGACAAGGCCTGCCCGGGCGGCGCCGGCAACTCCGCGCAGCCGACCTGCAGTTCCATCGAGCAGGGCCCGCTGGACTTCACCAAGGCCTTCGGCGCGTACAAGGGCTGACCCCCACCGGCGGTCCGTCCCCCCCGGACCGCTCGCCCCCGAGGCGGGGCGCAGCGGGCCC
This genomic stretch from Streptomyces nigrescens harbors:
- a CDS encoding response regulator transcription factor; protein product: MASVLVVEDDQFVRSALIRHLTEAAHTVRSVGTALEALREVAHVGFDVVILDLGLPDLDGGEALKMLRGITDVPVIIATARDDEADIVRLLNDGADDYLIKPFSVEHLSARMAAVLRRSRSAAAGAEPPSRVIRVGGLSIDPLRRQAELDGVTLDLTRREFDLLAFLAGRPGVVVPRRELLAEVWQQSYGDDQTIDVHLSWLRRKLGETAAKPRYLHTLRGVGVKLEPPR
- a CDS encoding sensor histidine kinase, with the protein product MRWALVKVALAVTAMVVVAFAVPLGLVVKELARDRAYGSAERQAATIGPVLAITTDRTQLERAVASAETGSGGRIGVHVPASGRNGRSAEIGTRRAPEADVAAAVKLGRASISPVPGGSSLLQPTAVASGIAVVEVFVPDAALTNGVTTSWLVLAGVGLALVIGSVAVADRLGTRMVRPAERLAGAAHDLGKGELGVRVPEDGPKELRLAASAFNSMADQVVQLLANERELAADLSHRLRTPLTVLRLNTASLGDTPAAEQTRAAVEQLEREVDQIIRTAREQKAQTQQAAAAVGCDAAEVIRERMAFWSALAEDEGRTVRVAGADRPVRIPVARPELAAALDAMLGNVFRHTPEGTAFAVDVHNAEEAVIVLVSDAGPGIADPAAALRRGHGGGGEGSTGLGLDIVRRLAESTGGDVRIGRSVLGGTEVRIWLALDGRRAPHGGRRGHRLRRTLRTRWRRAARTGT
- a CDS encoding spermidine synthase; the encoded protein is MAKSRRGRGGPEPVTETVDGGLAELRPDRDRPRGWTLLIDGAPQSHVDLDDPAYLEFPYQRRLGHLADLAGPAGKPLRVVHLGGGALTLARYVAATRPRSTQQVVEIDAALVPLIRRQLPLDSGWRIRVRGGDARAGLAKVPDGWADLIIADVFAGARTPAHLTSTEFVAEVHRALRPGGFYAANLADGPPLRFLRAQIATVRTVFPELCLTADPAVLRGRRFGNAVLLAADGELPVAELTRRAATDPQSGRVEHGRALLDFTGGAAPVTDATALPSPAPPADAFD